The genomic region GCGTCCGGTGGGGCGCGCGATTGCCGCCACCGCGCGCCCCACCGGACGCTTCGTCGAACGCATCATCATTCGCGACGGCGGGGCGGTTCAGGTCATTCCGGTCGACGCGATCGACTACATCGAGGCGCAGGACGACTACGTCGCGATTCACGCGGCGGGGAAGACGTGGCTCAAGCCCGAGCCGCTCGGCGAGCTGGCGGAGTCGCTGGACCCTGCGCGGTTCGTGCGCGTACACCGCTCGTTCGTGCTGCAGGTCGATCGACTCGCGCGACTCGAGCTCTACGCCAAGGACAGCCGCATGGCGGTGCTCAAGGATGGGCGCCAGATTCCCGTGAGCCGCGCCGGCTACGCGCGACTCCAGGAGCTGATGTAGCCGCGATCGCGGCGTTCGAGCCCCGATCCTGATGCGTTCCTGATGCGCGCCGCCGCTCTCCCTTCGCGCGCCTGACGCACTTCCGCGCTCTCATCAGCGGGCGCCACGAATCGGCGCGACGGAGGAACTCATGGATGCGCTGTGGCTCCTGCTGGTGGTTCTGTGCTTCGCGTTTGCGCGGGTGCTGGTTCGCCTGTGCGATCGCCTGATGTGAGGACTGAATGAATCCGCTCTACGTCATCGGGGCGCTGATTGCGCTCGTCCTGCTCGCGTACCTGGTCGCCTCGCTGCTCAAGCCGGAGCGTTTCTGATGAGCGCGCTGGATTGGACCCAGGTCGTGATCGCTGTGCTCGCGATGCTCGAGATCGGTGACGTTCGCATCGATCTCGCGCATCGACGCATCACGCGCGCGGGCAGCGACGTGCGACTCACCCCGATCGAGTACCGGCTGCTCTCGGAGCTGGTGCGCCTCGTCGGGCGGGTGCTGACGCACGAGCATCTGCTCCGTGAGGTGTGAGGGCCGACGCACATCCGCCAGCACCACTACCTGCGGGTCTACATGGCACAGTTGCGGCAGAAGCTCGAGGCCGATCCTTCGCGGCCCCGCCTGCTCGTCACCGAGCCGGGCGTCGGCTACCGGCTGGACGCCGGGGAGTCGCAGTGAACGCCTCATGCGGGTCGTCGGACGGCCGATACTCGGACGGGGTGCTATAGTCACCACCGTTCACTGGGGACCCTGTGCGTCCCCCAGTTCTTCCCGACGGCCCTGTGTGCCGTCGCTACCGGAAAGGACGCGACATGAACGTCCCTGCACGTGATCCGTTGGGCGCCCGCTTCGAACTCTCCACCCCGCGCGGCCCGGTCACGATCCACCGCCTCGACCGCGTCGCCGAACGATTCGGCATCACGCTCGAACGGCTGCCGTTCTCGATCCGCATCTTGATCGAATCCGCGCTCCGCAATTGCGACGAATACCAGGTGTCGTCGGCCGATGTGGAGCGTCTCGCGCGCTGGTCGCCGACCGCGACCGAACCGGTCGAGATCCCGTTCAAGCCCGCGCGCGTGATCCTTCAGGACTTCACGGGAGTGCCGTGCGTGGTCGATCTCGCCGCCATGCGCGACGCCGTGCAGCGGCTCGGCGCCGACGCGCGACGGATCAACCCGCTGGTGCCGGTCGACCTGGTGATCGATCACTCGGTGCAGGTCGACGTGTTCGGCAGTTCGCTGGCGCTCGAGAAGAACGCCGAGATCGAGTTCGAACGCAATCGCGAGCGCTACGAGTTTCTGCGCTGGGGGCAGAAGGCGTTCTCCAACTTTCGCGTGGTGCCACCCGCGACCGGCATCGTTCACCAGGTGAACCTCGAGTACCTCGCGCAGGGCGTCATGACGAGTCCGACGGCGGACGGCGGCGTCGTGGCGTACCCCGACACGCTGGTCGGCACCGATTCGCACACCACCATGATCAACGGGCTCGGCGTGGTGGGATGGGGCGTCGGAGGCATCGAAGCCGAGGCGGTGATGCTCGGCCAGCCGCTCTACCTGGTGATGCCGCAGGTGGTCGGTTTCAAGCTGAGCGGTCGCTTGCGCGAGGGGGTGACCGCGACCGATCTGGTGCTGGTCGTCACCCAGATGCTTCGCAAGAAGGGCGTGGTCGACAAGTTCGTCGAGTTCTTCGGCCCCGGGCTCTCGAGCATGGGCATCGCCGATCGCGCCACGATCGCGAACATGGCACCCGAATACGGCGCGACGATCGGCTACTTCCCGGTCGACGCCGAGACGCTCCGCTACTTCGAGCGCACCAATCGCAGCGATCAGGCGCAACTCGTCGAGGCCTACTACAAAGCGCAGGGGCTGTTCCGAACCGACGCGACGCCGGATCCCGAG from Candidatus Eisenbacteria bacterium harbors:
- a CDS encoding LytTR family transcriptional regulator, with the protein product RPVGRAIAATARPTGRFVERIIIRDGGAVQVIPVDAIDYIEAQDDYVAIHAAGKTWLKPEPLGELAESLDPARFVRVHRSFVLQVDRLARLELYAKDSRMAVLKDGRQIPVSRAGYARLQELM
- the kdpF gene encoding K(+)-transporting ATPase subunit F, which codes for MNPLYVIGALIALVLLAYLVASLLKPERF